In the Chiloscyllium plagiosum isolate BGI_BamShark_2017 chromosome 15, ASM401019v2, whole genome shotgun sequence genome, one interval contains:
- the si:ch211-153b23.5 gene encoding glutamine amidotransferase-like class 1 domain-containing protein 3A, mitochondrial encodes MGKKRVAVILAGCGVYDGSELHECSATMVHLSRAGAEIQLYAPNVNQMHVVNHLTGQPTEEVRNVLVESSRIARGNIKDLAELSINDTDALIIPGGFGVAKNLSSWAVKGKDFNVEPSVESAVKKFHATKKPIGLCCISPVLAAKLIPGCELTVGHDTECEKWPYAKTAQTMVELGCKHVNKHVTETHIDKQNKLVTTSAFMCNAAIHEIFDGIGEMVKEVLKLA; translated from the exons ATGGGGAAGAAGCGTGTCGCTGTCATCCTTGCCGGCTGCGGAGTCTATGATGGTTCTGAGTTGCATGAGTGCTCGGCAACGATGGTTCACCTCAGCCGGGCTGGAGCCGAG ATACAACTGTACGCCCCAAATGTGAACCAAATGCATGTTGTAAACCATCTGACCGGTCAACCAACCGAGGAAGTGCGCAACGTGCTGGTCGAGAGCAGTCGGATCGCCAGAGGCAACATTAAGGACCTTGCTGAGCTCAGTATTAATGATACGGATGCGTTAATTATTCCAG GTGGTTTTGGGGTTGCTAAAAATCTGAGCAGCTGGGCAGTGAAAGGCAAAGATTTCAATGTGGAGCCATCAGTTGAATCTGCTGTAAAGAAATTTCATGCTACGAAGAAGCCCATTGGCTTGTGCTGCATCTCTCCAGTGCTGGCAGCAAAACTCATCCCTGGATGTGAATTAACTGTGGGTCATGACACAGAATGTGAAAA ATGGCCATATGCAAAAACAGCCCAGACAATGGTAGAACTAGGCTGCAAGCATGTTAACAAGCATGTCACTGAAACGCACATTGATAAGCAAAATAAATTGGTGACGACAAGTGCCTTCATGTGCAATGCTGCCATCCATGAGATTTTTGATGGAATTGGTGAAATGGTGAAAGAGGTCTTGAAGCTTGCATAA